The following DNA comes from Halalkaliarchaeum sp. AArc-CO.
TCTGGTGATCCCGGGCCCGTTGTCCTCGATCACGAGACGGTAGTAGTCGCCGACATCTTCGATCTCGACGTAGATGTCGGGGAGGATTCCTGCCTCCTCTCCAGCGTCGAGAGCGTTATCTACACCCTCTTTTACCGCTGTAACAAGTCCTCGGGCCCCCGAATCGAACCCGAGCATGTGCTTGTTCTTCTCGAAGAACTCGGCGATGGAGATCTGCCGCTGGCCCTCGGCCAGCTCCTCGGCGATCCCGGCATCCTCGCCGAGCGTCGACTGGAAGGACGTCATTCGTGTGCCCGCCCCTTCCCCGCCGGAACGTAAAACCTCTCCGCCATCGCGGTGAAAGTGAACCGAACCCCGGGACTGCGCCCGCCCGACGACTCCCTTCGGTCAAGTGACGACCACGGTGTCGACGATGACGATCAACGCGAAGCCAACGAGGAACGCGGCGGTCGCGGCGTCCGCGTAGCCGTGGCCGTGGCTCGACGGGATCATCTCCCGGAAGACGACCGCGAGCATCGCGCCGGCGGCGACCCCAGCTGCGAAGGGGAACAGTCCCTCGAAGAGGGCGACGAACAGGAAGCCGGCGACGGCGGCCGCGACCTGTGGAACGACTCCCGACAGCGTCGTGTACGCGAGCAGTTTACTCCTGGAGATTCCCGTTTCGCCGAACGGCACGGCGAAGGCAAACCCGTCCGGGACGTTCTGTATCGCGATCACGATCGCGAGCACCAGCGCAACCTCCTCGAGCCCGGAGGCGTACCCGACCCCGATCGCCAGCCCCTCCGGGGCGTTGTGCAGCGTGATCGCCGCCCCGACGAGCACCGCCCGCCGAATCGTCGGCGTCAGTGCCGCCTCGTCGGCGCCGCCCTCCCCGACGAGCCCCCGGTACTGGGCGTGGAAGTGTGGAATCAACCTGTTTGCGACCAGCAGGAACGCCCCGCCGGCGAACACGCCGGCGACGACGACCGGCAGCGATCCTTCTTCCATCCCCGGGACGATGAGGCCGAAGACGCTGGCGGCGACCATCACTCCGGCGGCGAGCCCCAACGCGGCGTCGTAGGTCCGGTGGCTCACATCCGTTCGAAAGAAGACGGGGAGCGCACCCACACCCGTCGCCGCGCCGGCGAGAAACGTCACGAGGATCACCGTACCGAGGTCCGTCATTCGAGTCGGTTGCGGGTTCTACTCCCATTCATATAAAAGGCAACAGCGTTTTCTCCCGGGACACCCTCGCAGGGGACATGACCGAAAACGTCGACCCCGAGGACATCGACTCTGAAGATGTCGATCCCGACGGCGTCGACTCCGAGGACGTCGACTCCGAACCCGTCACCCCCGAGGAGATGGACCTCCCCCCGGCGTCGGAGGAGGGCGGCGGTGGTCGGGAGTACGATCCCGAGGCGGAACACGACTTCCCCGACGAGAAGGTGAATCGCGTCCTGAAAGCGATCGAGTCGGATCCCGAAATCCGGACGTATCTCCGGGCCCAGAACGTCAACCCGGTCGACCGAATGGGGTACAACGACCACGGGAAGAAACACGTCGAGATCGTCCGCAACCGGGCGCTCAGGCTGTACGACCTGCTCAAGCGCGGCGGCGTGGAGTTCAACGGCGCCCGCGATCAGGGGCTCGAAGAGGCCGACGAGGCGGTGATCGTCGCACTGGCGGCCACCTTACACGACATCGGCCACGTAGTTCACCGCGACGAACACGTCTACTACTCGATTCCGTTGGCAGCGGACGTCCTCGACCGGCTGTTGCCGGAGTTTTATAGCCCCGAGGACGCGGTCAAGGTGAAATCAGAGACGCTACACGCAATCCTCTGTCACCACACCGAGGAGATCCCGCTCTCCCGGGAGGCCGGAATCATCCGGGTGGCGGATGGCCTCGACATGGAGCGGGGTCGCTCCCGGGCGCCGTACGAACAGGGCGGCCGCGGGATCAACACACTCTCCTCGCAGGCGATCCAGTCTGTTCGGCTGGAGGAAGGTAACTCCAGTCCCGTGTACGTCGAAATCGAGATGACGAACGCCGCCGGCGTCTACCAGGTCGACAACCTCCTCAAGGCGAAACTCGAGGATTCGCTGCTCGAGGACCTGGTTCGGATCATCGCCATAAACACGAAACGGGAAGATCGACTCGTCGAGCGGATCGAACTGTAGAGAGACCCCGGGCGGTTCACGGCCGGAGGGGAGTGGACGGGAGGCAATCGACGGCGCGACGGACGGCAATAGTGTCTTTTTTGTCTGCCCACCGGGGTGTTTCGAAACGTAACAGTGGCCGGGTTCGGGAGCTCGATCGGACTGTTGAAGGATCGAGAGTTCGCCGCCCTCGCGGGAACGGCGTTCGCGAGGAGCCAGGCGTACTCGACGATTCTGATCGCACTGGCGCTGTACGCCGACGCGTTCGGGACCTCCGGCTTCGTCGAAGGGCTGTTCGGAACTGCCTTCGCGATCGTCCAGCTG
Coding sequences within:
- a CDS encoding HD domain-containing protein — protein: MDLPPASEEGGGGREYDPEAEHDFPDEKVNRVLKAIESDPEIRTYLRAQNVNPVDRMGYNDHGKKHVEIVRNRALRLYDLLKRGGVEFNGARDQGLEEADEAVIVALAATLHDIGHVVHRDEHVYYSIPLAADVLDRLLPEFYSPEDAVKVKSETLHAILCHHTEEIPLSREAGIIRVADGLDMERGRSRAPYEQGGRGINTLSSQAIQSVRLEEGNSSPVYVEIEMTNAAGVYQVDNLLKAKLEDSLLEDLVRIIAINTKREDRLVERIEL
- a CDS encoding ZIP family metal transporter, with protein sequence MTDLGTVILVTFLAGAATGVGALPVFFRTDVSHRTYDAALGLAAGVMVAASVFGLIVPGMEEGSLPVVVAGVFAGGAFLLVANRLIPHFHAQYRGLVGEGGADEAALTPTIRRAVLVGAAITLHNAPEGLAIGVGYASGLEEVALVLAIVIAIQNVPDGFAFAVPFGETGISRSKLLAYTTLSGVVPQVAAAVAGFLFVALFEGLFPFAAGVAAGAMLAVVFREMIPSSHGHGYADAATAAFLVGFALIVIVDTVVVT